The genomic interval tttaaaaaaatggtgcTTGACTCcccttaatttttgttttttgttttacaCTCCCTGTTCTTTAAAAGGTTTTTCTTCTATTAGATTGATGAGCTATTTTAATGGGTCTTGGTTgccttatttatttgtttatatctTAATTGAAGTGTTGGCTGCCTTATTGATGCATGTCAAATTCATTttttgttcatatatatatatcctctGTTTTACTTCATAGTTTGTTGTGATTTTTGCTGGCTAAGAAATCTgagtaaaagaaatgaaaatatgtaaatttcttttccttttgtgcaATATCTCAGCTGTCAAACAGAGCTAGGAAAATACTCTCTTTACTTATACATCATCTTGTGCTTGCTAAAATTTTGTATAGATTATGAATCTTATGATCACTTCCGTTAAAATTACCCAGAAAGCATGTGAACCGTGATTGCATAAAAAGGTGAACACGGTACTCATGAATCATGATATTAATTTTCCAtgtactgaaaaaaaaaaagctgaatATGGCCTGCTGGATTTTAATATTTCGTTAACTCAATAGACCAAACAAATAATCCTTGATTCTCTATGGGTAGGGAGATGCAAGTCTTCCAAAGGCCGCAGTTGATAATTCAATGGTTGATCTCTCACCAAGCAGTAGACATAGAGAAGACAAGAAGTTCCTCTTGCCAGAGTTTGATGAGCTTGTCAAAGAATTTGACGTAGCCTCTGCCTGTGCTGGGTGTCCTCCTTCATGGAAGGATGTTGAAACACCTAAGGCAGAAGCAGAAATGCCAAGAGTCTTTAGAAGCACCAATAAGGATGATTATGAGCAAGAGATTAGGCACCTGAGGAACATGGTCAGGATATTAAGTGAGAGGGAGAGGAGCCTTGAAATCCAACTGCTTGAGTATTATGGTCTCAAAGAACAGGAGACTGCTGTCATGGAGCTCCAAAACCGGTTGAAGATAAACAGTGTGGAGGCTAAGCTCTTTACTCTAAAGATTGAGTCTTTGCAGGCAGATAATCGAAGATTAGAGGCACAGGTAGCTGATTATGCAAAAGTTGTGGCTGAGCTTGAGGCTGCACGGGCTAAAATAAAGTTTCTGAAGAAGAAACTTAGATCTGATGCGGAACAAAACCAGGAACAAATCTTAATGCTCCAGAAAAGAGTTGCAAAGTTGGTAGACCAAGAACACAAGGTTCCTGCTAACAATGCAGAAGTACAAATGAAGCTGCGAAGGCTAGGGAATTTGGAGGATGAGGGAAATGAGTTGAGGAAGTCTAATATGAGACTGCAGCTAGAAAATTCAGAATTGGCTGATAGGTTAGAGTCTACCCAACTCCTTGCAACTTCTGTTTTGGAAGATTCAGAGGTAACTAGTTTATTTGTGGTTTACTCTTTTCATTTCCTTGTTTTATTATCTGTGGGTTAATTATATTGTGCTCTCTTTGTGGTTTGCTATAGGCACAAGAGTGGAAGGAACAGACTCGGCAATTGAGGGAGGAAAATGAATGTTTAGCAAAGGAAAATGAGCGACTCCAAGCAGACCGGTGTGCTGATGTTGAAGAACTAGTCTATCTCCGATGGATAAATGCGTGCTTACGGTTTGAGCTGAGGAATTATCAGCCCCCACCGGGTAAAACGGTTGCAAGGGACCTAAGCAAGTCCTTGAGCCCCAAGTCAGAAGAGAAAGCTAAGCAGCTAATTCTTGAGTATGCAAACACTGAAGGGATGGGTGAAAAGGGGTTCGATAGTCCTGATTTTGATTCAGGCCGGTGGTCGTCCTCTCAAGCTTCTTATCTAACAGATTCTGGCGAGCCCGACGAAACGTCTATCGACTATTCATCTGCTAACAGGACCAACACCTCAAGTAAAATGAAATTCTTTAACAAGCTTAGGAGGCTTATTCAGGGGAAAGGCAGTCATCGTCTCAGCCCGGCTTCATCACTTGATAGAATTGCATCAGAGGAACCTGGGGCAGCAGCATCTTCTTGTACCTCCCCTCGGTTACGTTCATCTCTTTCGATCGGAAGTGATGGTCAGGGAAACAGAATCACATCTCCATCCCAGGATTCATCTAGACTTTCTTTGGACATTCAAAGATCGAGGAACAACTTAGAAGATATGAAGGATTTAGAAAGCAACAGTAGGAAAAGTGATGTGGGTTCACCATCTATTTACAAGACCTTAGTTTTGGGTGGAGCTGCCACTAATTTGTCTCAAGAAAATCAGATTGATCAGGACCCAAATTCATTGCAGAAATCTGAATTGCTGAAATATGCAGAAGTCTTGAAGGACAGTCGAGGAAGGACACGAAAATTACACAGGAAATCAGCTTCATTTAGCTCCTATTGACATTTAGAAATGTATAATAGCTTTAGAATTCTCATACCCTCATCGCCTAGTTTGTGTACATAaaacacttgaatcaaaagtCTTGAACAGACTAAAATCACAGTTCTATGTGGAATAATGAAGCCAGATAAATAGTAATGTTTATACTGTTATAGTACTTTTGAGGGCTCATGCATCACAGCAGATTTTTAGTGTTTCAATTAATTCTTTTAAGTAGTGTTTGGGAGTTTTAGGTCTTAGATTTGGTTTTATGTGAATCTAAACAAAATTTATTAGAATTTCGTTTTATtctaattcataaaaattcaaattcaaatctcgAAATTTCATGTTTTCAAACATGGGGTTTAAATATTAACCTTATAtgcttttctttttatttctgtTTTGAttcaaatcaaaagaagaattagaagaaaaaaagaaaaaaaacaaccACTTGACACTGTAATTTGATGCATGACGATGGAATTCTCTTGAAATTGTTCTAGTTTAATTTATGAATGAACAATTTTAAAGGGCTTGTTTAGTTGCAAAAAAtagtttttaatctttttttggAGAATTGCAAAAAATCAACTTTATTTTTCAGCTTTGcaacatttatataaaaaaactaaaaaaaaaataaaaacggCATTACTCACTTGTGGAAAATgactttttttattttcaattttccaataattacaaaaataccactttattttctaatttttgaaatttgtataGAAATGTAGGAAAATAAccttttattattttcctttttttttttataaaaaaaatctcttataatttttaaaaaaaaatgaaaaaaaacaaGGTGTGATTTTGTGATTATTTGGAAAtgtagaaacaaaaatagaaacttATTTCTACAACTAAAcatattcttcattttctaatatTTTAGAACAAatcttagaaaactaaaaaataagtgAATTTTGTTTTTATAGTTTATCAAAattaaacattaaaaaataaaagttgattACACAACTAATGGGCCCTTAGTCTTCCTTCTTTTGTCTCTACTTGTCAATATGGAACTAACCAAATTTTGATACTTAATTGAATGTAATTAACTAAATTTAGTTTATTTGATCAACCTCGGTTATTTTAGATAATTCTTAGCCCtagtcaaaaataaaaaataaaatgaaggcGAAAAGACTTTTATCCTTAAATAAATTAATTCCTTGTCTTAAGAACATAAATCGCCACTGAAAGTAGAAAGTGTTTCCCAACatatctaaaattatattttctctaTTAAGTTTCTTTacaagaaaataatattttttgaaaggtgaAATAATTGTTGTGATTTTAACATTATCGGAAGCCATTCTTATCCAAATTATAAATATAACTCTTCATGCAACGATGTTTATtgcaattaaaaatttaaattgtattttctaATCTTAATTTCTCTAAGATTATAGGAAAGCAACTTTTCTAAAAGTAATAAGCAAACAAGACCTTTTTGTCAAGaaattgcaaaaaaaataaaataaaattaaagaattgTGAAAAAATGAACAATTTTTGTTGTGATGAGAATGTAGGTCACCACTAAAACTTGATTCTTTTTATCCCCTTAACATAGTTTATCttaatgtatagggatcttttttaaaatcattactTCTTACAGTACAAGAAAATATGTTTTTTGGATCGGTTTAATAATTGAGTGGCTCGAAAAATTCTCAAGTAAAGATAGAGGACCTTTTTCAACAAAATAAAAGTATATcagttttggaaaaatatttgttgcCACTATAAGTGTGCTTTCTAAATACAATTCTCCAAGATTATAAGAAATAAGATGtttaaaactcaaaaaaaaaaaaaaaaatggtcaagcttttatcaaaattttcaaacttcaaaactatttttttataaataaaattcatCTCTTTTGAATATAACAAAAAGTTGTCACTAAAAATTAAAGTTATGTTACCTAATACCCATAAAATTGTATTTTCTACACGAAAGTTTATTTTCCTgaatagtaaactattgttgaatgagAAGATTGGTTTGATTCTAATAATATGCcaacaaaatttattatttatttctcaAAGATAATAACACATCTCTCTTAGCGGTCACATTACTAGCTACAACTAAAagtcaaaatttatattttataagcATAACCTATTCATGATTATAACAAGCTAcactttaaaaacaaaaaataaaaaacactgtTTTGAAATTTTGCAAACAAAGGTTAAGAGATTTTTCATTCAAAGTTGCCAGTTTTTTTGTTCAAAGTTtctattaaaaattaaatctcattttcacaatttcacctaaattatatgaaatgaaggaaaaatgaattataaaaaggggcatcagcagagattcgtcgatgaactcatggtcttcattgatgaacgtccttcttggtctcgtcaacaaatacacgtgtctcgtcgacgagaagatgccgagagcgAAGATTTTTTAGGCCATtaagggtttgtcgatgaacccattatctttgtcgacgaacgccttTTTGTAGATCGTCGTCGAACTCTCCtctgtgactcgtcgacaaatgcacgtgtctcgtcgacgaaaacacgTGTTCAGCAGTCTACATATAtgttaaaaattagatttttttagcgagaaactcctctctctcttctctctctctctctctctctctctctcggttcGGGACGAGACACGTGTTCAGCAGTCTACATATAtgttaaaaattagatttttttagcgagaaactcctctctctcttctctctctctctctctctctctctctctctcggttcGGGGTGATTCTTTGCAAGTTGACTGGAGTgaattgttgatttggagtccttgg from Malania oleifera isolate guangnan ecotype guangnan chromosome 9, ASM2987363v1, whole genome shotgun sequence carries:
- the LOC131164785 gene encoding protein CHUP1, chloroplastic, translating into MIVRAKGDIRPLMLKLGVALAISFAGFIYFRLKTGWMKPSENRPSPRSSDNDNLIDSRERRGVKDDLLALQPPRSSCNFVAENQGDASLPKAAVDNSMVDLSPSSRHREDKKFLLPEFDELVKEFDVASACAGCPPSWKDVETPKAEAEMPRVFRSTNKDDYEQEIRHLRNMVRILSERERSLEIQLLEYYGLKEQETAVMELQNRLKINSVEAKLFTLKIESLQADNRRLEAQVADYAKVVAELEAARAKIKFLKKKLRSDAEQNQEQILMLQKRVAKLVDQEHKVPANNAEVQMKLRRLGNLEDEGNELRKSNMRLQLENSELADRLESTQLLATSVLEDSEAQEWKEQTRQLREENECLAKENERLQADRCADVEELVYLRWINACLRFELRNYQPPPGKTVARDLSKSLSPKSEEKAKQLILEYANTEGMGEKGFDSPDFDSGRWSSSQASYLTDSGEPDETSIDYSSANRTNTSSKMKFFNKLRRLIQGKGSHRLSPASSLDRIASEEPGAAASSCTSPRLRSSLSIGSDGQGNRITSPSQDSSRLSLDIQRSRNNLEDMKDLESNSRKSDVGSPSIYKTLVLGGAATNLSQENQIDQDPNSLQKSELLKYAEVLKDSRGRTRKLHRKSASFSSY